The following proteins come from a genomic window of Sorex araneus isolate mSorAra2 chromosome 1, mSorAra2.pri, whole genome shotgun sequence:
- the TMEM203 gene encoding transmembrane protein 203 produces the protein MLFSLRELVQWLGFATFEIFVHLLALLVFSVLLALRVDGLAPGLSWWNVFVPFFAADGLSTYFTTIVSVRLFQDGEKRLAVLRLFWVLTVLSLKFVFEMLLCQKLVEQTRELWFGLITSPVFILLQLLMIRACRVN, from the coding sequence ATGCTCTTCTCGCTGCGGGAGCTGGTGCAGTGGCTGGGCTTCGCCACCTTCGAGATCTTCGTGCACCTGCTGGCGCTGCTGGTGTTCTCCGTGCTGCTGGCCCTGCGCGTGGACGGCCTGGCCCCCGGCCTCTCCTGGTGGAACGTGTTCGTCCCCTTCTTCGCCGCGGACGGGCTCAGCACCTACTTCACCACCATCGTGTCCGTGCGCCTCTTTCAGGACGGGGAGAAGCGGCTGGCCGTGCTCCGCCTCTTCTGGGTCCTCACGGTTCTGAGCCTCAAGTTCGTCTTCGAGATGCTGCTGTGCCAGAAGCTGGTGGAGCAGACGCGGGAGCTCTGGTTCGGGCTCATCACGTCTCCGGTCTTCATCCTCCTGCAGCTGCTCATGATCCGCGCCTGCCGCGTCAACTAG